The window TATCCAAAAGATTGCAGTGTATTTCAAAGTTTAGAAATGATTTTTACAACTGCTTTTGAATATGGTTCTCTTTCCCTGTTTTTTAGATAAACATCTTTAGTGAACTCATAAATACTTTTACTAATTTTTGAAACTGAATCATGTAGTAATAAGTCATTGTATAAGTTGTTTAATTTTGAAAAATAAAAATTAAAAACTTTTTTTACTTGTCCTTCAAAAGCTATTTCTAAAGATGATTCATTTACAAAACTATTACCATCTCTATCCCCACCAATTCAACTACCTATTTTGATACAAACATTGTCACTTTCATCTAATACATAGTTTTCATTTTTTAGTTTATTAAATTTGTAATTAATTTTAGGAAGGATAGAAAAAAATGTAGTGTCAAAATAATTCAAGATATTTTTTATTTCATTATTTACAGTAATTTTTTCATCTCTTAAAATTGCTACTTGTCACAAAATATCAATTAAAACTTCAATATTCTGTTCTTTATCTAATAAATGAATATTAAACAAACTATTATAGTTAGACTGTTTATCTAGATATTCCATTATCTTTCTAGTTAGTCTTAAAATAGTTTCTCTTACAACCTGAGTTGGATGAGCAGTTAACACAATTGAAATATCAATATCTTTTAGCTTTGAAACATTAATTTTATTCTTTTTAATATCTTTGAAGAATCTAACTAAATAATCATCAACATCCAAATATTTATCTTCTCATTTATTTTCATAGTTAGCTTGATAAATATCTTCTACTAAATTTGTTAATAATTCATGGTAAGCAAAATATCTACATAAATATGTAAAGTCTAAATTAGATAATTTTTTAGATATTTTTTGAACATATTCAAAAAGATTTTTATTATTCTTTTCTTTGATTTTGTTTTTAACTTCTAAAGCGATTTTATAAAGTTTTTCACTTGTGTGCTTTTTAAAAACTTTTGTTAGCAAAGATAAAATAAAATTAATTGTTTCATTCATTTCATTAATTGAGAAACTCTTATTTTCTATTAGTCTTTTATCATTCTTTTTGTTCATATATCTTTTTGAAATAACCTCTATTATTTTAAACCTCTTTTTTAATATCACATTTATAAACTTATTTATGTTAAAAGAAATAAAATTAATAAATAAATCAGTGACTAAATTATGTACAAAACAATTAGAGAAAAAACAAAAGCAGTTTATGTTGGTAATGTTCAAATTGGTGGAAATAACAAAGTAGTTATCCAATCAATGACAACTACCAAAACTCATGATGTCGAAAAGACTGTTGCACAAGTAAAGGAATTAGTAAGAGAGGGCTGTGAGTTGGTAAGAATTGCAGTTTTAGATGATGAAGATGCAGCAGCTTTTGGTGAGGTTGTTAAAAATAGTCCATGTCCAATTATTGCAGATATTCACTTTAATCCTTTATATGCAATTAAAGCAATAGAATCTGGAGCTGCTAAAGTTAGGTTAAATCCAGGAAATATCAAAGATGAAGAACAACTAAGAAAAATTATTGATTTAGCAAATAAAAAAAATATCCCCATAAGAGTTGGTGTTAATAGTGGTTCTTTGCCAATGGATTTAATGAAGTCACATGGAGTAACAGCTGATGCAATGATGATTGCTGTGAAAAGATATATAAATTTATTTGAATCAAATGGTTTTAATAATATTGTGGTTTCTTTAAAAGCAACAAATGTATTATTAGCAATTGAAGCATATAAAAAAGCAGCTATGGAATTTAATTATCCATTGCATATAGGGATTACAGAAGCTGGTTCATTATTTAATGGAACTATTAAATCTGCTGCAGGTCTAGGAGTGTTATTGCATGAAGGGATTGGAAACACAATCAGAATCTCATTAACAGGTGATCCTTTGAGTGAAGTAAAAGTATGTAAAAAATTACTGAATTCATTGGGTTTGTATGATAATTTAGTGGATATAATTTCATGTCCAACTTGTGGAAGATTAAATTTTGATTTGAATCCAGTTGTTAAAGAAATAGAAAAATTCACTAGAAAAATGAACTTCCCACTAAAAGTAGCAATTTTAGGTTGTGCAGTAAATGGTCCAGGCGAAGCAAAAGAAGCTGATATTGGAATAGCTGGTGGAAATGGAACAGGGATTATTTTTGCTAATGGAAAAGCTATTAAATCAGTTCCTGAAGATCAATTAGTAGATGAATTAAAAAAATTAATTTCAATAAAATATAAAGAGTATTTAGATAGTAAAAAGGATAAATAACTATGATTAACATTTTTTATAACAAGACAACATTAAAAGACACTATGTTGGTTTCAGTTTCTATGAAAAAACCAAACATTACTAAGAACCATAAAGATGTATTTACAGCATTATATAAAGATGAAGAATTAGTTGGTATTAATATTTTTAATGTTAGTAAACACATTAAATTAAACGATGGGATGATATTAGCGAATAAACAAATATTAGATTTTATTTTAAAAATAACAAAAATTAATCTATCTAAATATGAAGATAAAAATTTTGTTGTAGGTGAAATTGTAAAATTAGAACCTATCCCTAACACTCATTTAAATTATTGTGATGTAGATGTTAAAGATAAAGTATTAAAAGTAGTTTGTGGTGCTGCAAATGCTAAACAAAATTTAAAAGTGGTTGTTGCTATGATAAATACTTTTATGCCAGATGGTAAACCTATTATTAAAAATAGTATTCAAGGTAAAGAATCTTTTGGAATGTTATGTAGTGCAAAAGAACTTAATATGCCTCATGACAATAAAAAAGGTATTATTGAATTAAACAATTCATATCAAGTTGGAGAATTATTTGTAGAACCTTTCTCAAATAAATAATTAATTTAAGTATGAAACTAAAAATAAACTTTAAATTTGATGAAAAAATAAAAACTGGTGACTTTTCTGCAAAATACTTTTTAGTATCTAAAAAAATATTAGAACAACAAAATAACAACAACACCTCATTATTAAGATTCACACACTTTAATAACAATGTGATGGTAGCTGGTGTTGAAGAAGTTTTACAATTAATTAAATTTGCATTACCAGAACAAGATTATCAAAAAATAAAAATTTATTACCTTGAAGATGGAACAATTACAAATGCATATGATCCTGTATTAGCAATTGAAGGTGATTATAAAATTTTTGGATTTTTAGAAAATATTATTGATGGTATTTTATCTAGAAGAAGTTCAGTAGCAACAAATGCCTACAATTTTGTTAATTTAATTGGTTCAAACAAAATTATTTATATGGCTGATAGAACTGATGATTATTCATTACAAGCATATGATGGATATAGTGCTTATATTGGTGGAATAAGAAAATTTGTAACTAATGAGAGTGTTAGTTTTTTAAAAGAATCAAATATTAATGATTATCAAGTATTAGGAACAATCCCACACGCTTTAATTCAACAACATAATGGTGATCTAAGCCAAACATTAAAATCATTTACTCAAGTTTATCCAAATTCCCCAGTAATTGGTTTAATTGATTTTCATAATGATTGTTTAGGTGAAATTGAAAAACTTAAAGAAAATAATATTGAAAAATTAGATTATGTAAGAATTGATACTTCTAAAAAATTAATAGATAAATCTTTACAACATATTTTTCACTTATCAAAAGATGAATCATTATATGGTGTTAACAAATACTTAATACAAAAAGTAAGAGATAAACTAGATCAATTAGGTTACACACAAACAAAAATCATAATTTCTTCATCTATCAATTTAGATATGATTAGAAATTATGAATTTGAGAAATCACCAATTGATTTATATGGTGTTGGTAAATCATTTATTAATATTAATGTAAACTACACAGGTGACTTAGTAAAACTTAATGGACAATATTTTTCAAAAGAGGGAAGATCTAAAAATATTGATGATTTGTTAAGTAAAATGAAAACAATTAACTAGCAAATTGAAACTATTACTACAGGATTTTTTTCATAGTTTTTATCAACTTGTTTTGCAATGTACTTTTTAACAATAGATTTTAATTCTTTAGAATCAAATGTTTTTGCATCTTTAAGAGTAGAGCTTACAAGATTTGAAACATCTTCATTTAACTTTTCAAAGAATTGTTTAGTTTCAGTTTCTTCAGGAAGTACTGCATATGGTAACAATTCAAAGTTTGTTAATTCAAAAACATTATCTTTATTAGTTATTTTTAATGAACAGAAGATTATTCCACTTTCTGACATAATTCTTCTTTCTTGGAAGATGTTTTCACCTTCAGATAATATTCCTTGAGATCCAACATACATCTCATGAATATCAATTTTCTTTTTATTAGGAATATAGTTTCCTTTAAAGAAATTTGCAGTATCACCATTGCTCATAGCAATTACATTATCAGGGTTAAATCCAATATCTCTTAAAACACTTTTATATTTAACAACTTGATAATACATTCCAAGGGTTGGAATAATATATTTTGGTTTTATTAAAGATACTAAGAACTTATGATCTTCTTCTGATGCTTCCATACTTAAAATAGTTTTTGGAATAGTTGTGATATCTACATTAATTTGTGCATAAGCATCTAAAATTTCAGCTTGTGCTTTTTCGAAACCAGATTCAACTTTGAAACCTAAAACAACAGTATCATTTTTCTTTAAAGTTAAAATATCATCTTCATCATTACTGATTGATAATAATTTGCTTAATAATCTATCTGGAGTTGAAGAAACCACAACAATCCCTTTTTCAATTTGATTAATTTTATTGATTGGTAGCATTGGAAGGTTTGAACTATCAAAGTATTTGTTCGCAACAATTTCATTAAACATACTAATAAACACAGGGTTGTAAATAACGAAAGGAAGTTTTCTTTCTTTCGCAATTTGAGCAAGTGTTAAAATTGTATGAACATCATGATAGTAACAAGCAACAATAATTCTTCTATCATTTTTTCTAGTTAATAAATCATTATAAAAACTTTTAGTTTTATGATTTGGTGATGTAAATCCTGGGTTTTTATCAACATTCCCTACATTGTTAATTAATACTAAATTATTTTGTTTATAAGTTAATAAAGATAACTTATTAATATCATTTAAAAAAGCATTGTTATTAGCTGAATTAATAATAAATTCATCAATGTAAATTATGTTTTCTTCACCAGTTGAAATAATAAAACCATATGTATCAGGAATAGAACTTGTAACCCTAAATGGAGTTACTTTAATTTTTCCAACACTGACTGTTTTTAATGAATCTAAAGTTTTTATTTGAAGTGGTTTAAAGTCTGAAAACTTTTGCATACTTTTTTTATTAAAGTGTGCTTTTAATACTACAGCCCCTAGTTTTGATGTAAAGATTGGAATGTTTTTAATATAGTTGTAACAATACTGAATTGCTCCTATATTTCTGTGGCTTGCATTACCTACAAAAATACCTTTAATATTTTTTTCATTCTTTTTAACTCATTCCATATAAGGAATGATTTTTTTAATTCCTAATACCTTGTAAACAGGTACAGATATCCCTAAATTAATAAGGTAAAAATCACCATCAATCTCTAAAACATAACAAGCTTTTTCATTTTCATCCATTCCACCTAATGGAAAAAAAGTAATTTTACTCATTTTATACTCCTTGATTTAAAAAATAAAATTGTAAATTTTAACACAACATAAAAAACTAAAATTAAACTAAAAAAGAAATTATTAATGCATGTTATATTAAATTCGAATAAAACAAAAGTTAAGTACTGATGTTTAACAAGAATAATTATATAGTTTAATTTTATTTTTGAACTAGAAAGTATTTTTTTTATTATTGCTATTTAATATATTAAAAACTTCAGTATAAGTTAGATTTAACATATTTAATCTTTTATACAATTGTTTATGGTTGCAGTAGGAAATATTAAGTTTTTTACATAAGAAAATTCTTTTATTTTTAGAGTTCAAATCTAAATCAATATAATCATTTCACTCTAAAGATTTGTTTTCTTTTTTAAATTCTGTTATATTTTCAAAAGCTTTTATAATGCTTTTTACACTAGCTTCTGCTACTCCAATTTTTTTACCTTTTTTAATATCTGATTTTTCAATAAAACACTGTTTAGCTTCAGGTAAAGATTCCATTAATTTTTTTCTAATTTTTTCACCTGGTAAATCGGGGTCTAAAAAAAGAATAATTCCTCTTTTTTTAGAAATAGAAATTATTTCATTTATTTTTTTATTTGATAAAGATAATCCGTTAGTTTCAATTGTTGAAACATTAAAAATACTTTTTAATTTAGCAGTGTCTGTTTTACCTTCAACAATAACAACTTCAGAAATTGTTTTTTTAGAATCTAACATCCACAAAGAACCATGTTTCAGTATTTTTCATAAATTTTAGATACAGATTTGTGGTTAATCTGTGCATCTAATATTTCTGCATAGAAGTTAGATAAACTAACTA is drawn from Malacoplasma penetrans HF-2 and contains these coding sequences:
- the ispG gene encoding flavodoxin-dependent (E)-4-hydroxy-3-methylbut-2-enyl-diphosphate synthase; the encoded protein is MYKTIREKTKAVYVGNVQIGGNNKVVIQSMTTTKTHDVEKTVAQVKELVREGCELVRIAVLDDEDAAAFGEVVKNSPCPIIADIHFNPLYAIKAIESGAAKVRLNPGNIKDEEQLRKIIDLANKKNIPIRVGVNSGSLPMDLMKSHGVTADAMMIAVKRYINLFESNGFNNIVVSLKATNVLLAIEAYKKAAMEFNYPLHIGITEAGSLFNGTIKSAAGLGVLLHEGIGNTIRISLTGDPLSEVKVCKKLLNSLGLYDNLVDIISCPTCGRLNFDLNPVVKEIEKFTRKMNFPLKVAILGCAVNGPGEAKEADIGIAGGNGTGIIFANGKAIKSVPEDQLVDELKKLISIKYKEYLDSKKDK
- a CDS encoding nicotinate phosphoribosyltransferase, whose product is MKLKINFKFDEKIKTGDFSAKYFLVSKKILEQQNNNNTSLLRFTHFNNNVMVAGVEEVLQLIKFALPEQDYQKIKIYYLEDGTITNAYDPVLAIEGDYKIFGFLENIIDGILSRRSSVATNAYNFVNLIGSNKIIYMADRTDDYSLQAYDGYSAYIGGIRKFVTNESVSFLKESNINDYQVLGTIPHALIQQHNGDLSQTLKSFTQVYPNSPVIGLIDFHNDCLGEIEKLKENNIEKLDYVRIDTSKKLIDKSLQHIFHLSKDESLYGVNKYLIQKVRDKLDQLGYTQTKIIISSSINLDMIRNYEFEKSPIDLYGVGKSFININVNYTGDLVKLNGQYFSKEGRSKNIDDLLSKMKTIN
- a CDS encoding ribonuclease J is translated as MSKITFFPLGGMDENEKACYVLEIDGDFYLINLGISVPVYKVLGIKKIIPYMEWVKKNEKNIKGIFVGNASHRNIGAIQYCYNYIKNIPIFTSKLGAVVLKAHFNKKSMQKFSDFKPLQIKTLDSLKTVSVGKIKVTPFRVTSSIPDTYGFIISTGEENIIYIDEFIINSANNNAFLNDINKLSLLTYKQNNLVLINNVGNVDKNPGFTSPNHKTKSFYNDLLTRKNDRRIIVACYYHDVHTILTLAQIAKERKLPFVIYNPVFISMFNEIVANKYFDSSNLPMLPINKINQIEKGIVVVSSTPDRLLSKLLSISNDEDDILTLKKNDTVVLGFKVESGFEKAQAEILDAYAQINVDITTIPKTILSMEASEEDHKFLVSLIKPKYIIPTLGMYYQVVKYKSVLRDIGFNPDNVIAMSNGDTANFFKGNYIPNKKKIDIHEMYVGSQGILSEGENIFQERRIMSESGIIFCSLKITNKDNVFELTNFELLPYAVLPEETETKQFFEKLNEDVSNLVSSTLKDAKTFDSKELKSIVKKYIAKQVDKNYEKNPVVIVSIC
- the rnmV gene encoding ribonuclease M5, which produces MLDSKKTISEVVIVEGKTDTAKLKSIFNVSTIETNGLSLSNKKINEIISISKKRGIILFLDPDLPGEKIRKKLMESLPEAKQCFIEKSDIKKGKKIGVAEASVKSIIKAFENITEFKKENKSLEWNDYIDLDLNSKNKRIFLCKKLNISYCNHKQLYKRLNMLNLTYTEVFNILNSNNKKNTF
- the ytpR gene encoding YtpR family tRNA-binding protein, which translates into the protein MINIFYNKTTLKDTMLVSVSMKKPNITKNHKDVFTALYKDEELVGINIFNVSKHIKLNDGMILANKQILDFILKITKINLSKYEDKNFVVGEIVKLEPIPNTHLNYCDVDVKDKVLKVVCGAANAKQNLKVVVAMINTFMPDGKPIIKNSIQGKESFGMLCSAKELNMPHDNKKGIIELNNSYQVGELFVEPFSNK